A genomic region of Leptospira mtsangambouensis contains the following coding sequences:
- the folD gene encoding bifunctional methylenetetrahydrofolate dehydrogenase/methenyltetrahydrofolate cyclohydrolase FolD, translating to MKSSILLDGKAISEKIRNRIAETLAKAKSEGKGVPTLATILVGDNPASETYVNMKVKACEKVGMGSRYVRMKEETTTEELLAEIKKLNADDSVNGILLQHPVPHQIDERLCFDEIALEKDVDGVTTISFGKLSMNSEAYFPCTPYGMVLLLQEYGIDVTGKHAVVVGRSPILGKPMAIMLTNLNATVTLCHSKTKNLPELVKQADIVVGAVGKPEFIKADWIKEGAVVLDAGYNVGNVGDIEISKVKDKASYYTPVPGGVGPMTISVLLLQTMYSFLNQFSPKLDSHASNR from the coding sequence ATGAAATCTAGCATCCTATTAGACGGTAAAGCGATTTCCGAAAAAATTCGAAATCGAATCGCAGAAACACTAGCAAAAGCTAAATCCGAAGGCAAAGGAGTTCCGACTCTTGCGACCATCCTAGTTGGGGATAACCCCGCATCCGAAACCTATGTGAACATGAAGGTTAAGGCCTGTGAAAAAGTAGGAATGGGTTCTCGTTATGTTCGGATGAAAGAAGAAACAACCACAGAAGAGTTGTTAGCTGAAATTAAAAAACTGAATGCGGATGATTCAGTGAATGGAATTCTTTTACAACATCCTGTTCCGCATCAAATTGACGAACGTCTGTGTTTTGATGAAATTGCATTAGAAAAGGACGTAGATGGTGTCACCACCATTTCCTTTGGAAAACTATCAATGAATAGCGAAGCATATTTTCCCTGCACACCGTATGGGATGGTTCTTTTGCTTCAGGAATACGGAATCGATGTAACTGGTAAACATGCTGTTGTTGTTGGAAGGTCCCCTATTCTTGGAAAACCGATGGCGATTATGCTTACAAACTTAAATGCCACTGTTACCTTATGTCATTCGAAAACAAAAAATTTACCAGAACTTGTGAAACAAGCTGACATCGTGGTAGGTGCTGTTGGGAAACCAGAATTTATTAAAGCAGATTGGATTAAGGAAGGTGCAGTCGTTTTGGATGCTGGTTATAATGTTGGCAACGTTGGCGATATTGAGATCTCCAAGGTAAAAGACAAAGCTTCTTATTATACTCCTGTACCTGGTGGTGTTGGTCCGATGACGATCTCAGTTCTATTGCTACAAACCATGTATAGTTTTTTAAATCAATTTTCTCCTAAGTTGGATTCTCATGCCTCAAACCGTTAG
- a CDS encoding acetylxylan esterase — MPQTVSFDECFQTVPKLDPPSDLDSFWKAGIVELKKVPIKATYKTVLKGSFIWESLNDISFQSIDNHVLHGKLAIPRKRGNRPVVVYFHDYLAVPEEIQKGYSDLGVAQLHITLRGHGEEMVHAPLDPTTGKAPIGWTPNYFAHGLDQKEDFYMRKLYLDVIRTIEFLRLTDGIDGDQIILHGKSLGSALSVFGAAYSDRIKGLILETPSFCYIDKDQISLKGNPWIRELTPFLEKRATKKVDYKKELAYFDALNFAKKIKIPALFSCGMEDVISHPKSTFALFNHMNCDKRMQLYPTEGNEAGKDKQPQANLEFVKEIFAL; from the coding sequence ATGCCTCAAACCGTTAGTTTTGACGAATGTTTTCAAACGGTTCCAAAACTAGACCCACCATCGGACTTGGATAGTTTCTGGAAAGCAGGGATAGTCGAATTAAAAAAAGTTCCGATCAAAGCAACATACAAAACTGTTTTGAAAGGATCGTTTATTTGGGAATCTCTCAATGATATTAGTTTTCAAAGTATCGACAATCACGTGTTACATGGAAAACTAGCAATCCCTCGAAAAAGAGGAAACAGGCCCGTTGTTGTTTACTTTCATGACTATTTAGCTGTTCCAGAAGAAATTCAAAAAGGATATTCCGATTTGGGTGTGGCCCAACTTCATATCACCTTACGCGGGCATGGTGAGGAAATGGTTCATGCTCCCCTTGACCCAACGACTGGAAAGGCACCCATTGGTTGGACGCCTAATTATTTTGCTCATGGACTCGATCAAAAAGAAGATTTTTACATGCGCAAACTTTACTTGGACGTAATTCGAACAATTGAGTTTTTGCGTTTGACCGACGGGATTGACGGAGACCAAATCATTTTACATGGAAAATCATTAGGTTCTGCCTTATCTGTATTTGGTGCAGCCTATTCCGATCGAATCAAAGGATTGATTCTCGAAACACCATCTTTTTGTTATATTGATAAGGACCAAATTTCTCTAAAGGGGAATCCTTGGATTCGTGAACTCACTCCCTTTTTAGAAAAAAGGGCCACTAAAAAAGTAGATTATAAAAAAGAACTGGCTTATTTCGATGCTTTGAACTTTGCCAAAAAAATCAAAATCCCTGCTCTTTTTTCGTGTGGAATGGAAGATGTGATCTCTCATCCAAAATCCACCTTTGCTTTGTTTAATCATATGAATTGTGATAAACGTATGCAGTTGTATCCAACGGAAGGAAATGAAGCTGGAAAAGACAAACAACCCCAAGCCAATTTGGAATTTGTTAAAGAAATTTTTGCTTTATGA
- the cysS gene encoding cysteine--tRNA ligase, whose translation MTVVPFVFQNSKSGKKESFLPKDPLNVSIYSCGPTVYNFAHIGNIRSFLFVDVLRRSLLLGGYKLNQSMNITDIDDKIINESIKRNISVEEFTKPWTEAFFKDLETLHVQKLEHYPKATESIEDMVGLVETLQKNGLVYEKDGSLYFSIQKFSRYGELSKIDVSGMKSGVRYDADEYEKDDVRDFVLWKNQKNEEEKCWHTKIGTGRPGWHLECSAMIRKVYGSGVDIHTGGIDLLFPHHENEAAQSYGAYPNEEFVGVWLHCEHLLVDGEKMSKSKGNFYTLRDILEKGYDPNAIRYHLISAHYRSKLNFSLSKLEESKTAMERIQNTIYRILDAGKLWDEVPKSSKDYDFSVPELQKLNLEFLSSLADDLNVPKALASVFELVRIVNQFLDSNTKVFDSLFLKEALLLFLKTNELFAVFSFEKKIQSLDGIAEEWILEQIEARKTAKQNKDFSTADKIRKELEEKGILLADTKEGKTTWKKAQ comes from the coding sequence ATGACAGTAGTTCCCTTTGTATTTCAGAATTCGAAATCAGGAAAAAAAGAATCTTTTTTACCGAAAGATCCTTTGAATGTAAGTATCTATTCTTGTGGGCCAACTGTTTATAATTTTGCTCATATCGGAAATATTCGTTCGTTTCTGTTTGTCGATGTTCTTCGCCGTTCTTTACTGCTCGGTGGATATAAGCTCAACCAATCTATGAACATCACAGACATTGATGACAAAATTATCAATGAATCGATCAAAAGAAACATTTCCGTCGAAGAATTTACAAAACCATGGACCGAGGCTTTTTTTAAAGATTTGGAAACTCTCCATGTTCAGAAATTAGAACATTATCCAAAAGCCACTGAATCCATTGAAGACATGGTAGGACTTGTTGAAACACTTCAGAAGAACGGCCTTGTTTACGAAAAGGATGGGAGTTTATATTTTTCCATTCAAAAATTTAGCCGTTATGGGGAACTTTCAAAAATCGATGTTTCCGGGATGAAGTCTGGAGTTCGATACGATGCAGATGAATATGAAAAGGATGATGTTCGTGATTTTGTCCTTTGGAAAAACCAAAAGAACGAAGAAGAAAAATGTTGGCATACGAAAATTGGAACGGGACGTCCTGGTTGGCATTTAGAATGTTCCGCCATGATACGCAAAGTGTATGGTTCAGGCGTTGACATTCATACCGGCGGGATTGACCTCCTCTTTCCCCATCATGAAAATGAAGCAGCTCAAAGTTACGGGGCTTATCCAAACGAAGAGTTTGTTGGGGTATGGTTACATTGTGAACATCTCCTTGTGGATGGAGAGAAAATGTCTAAAAGTAAAGGAAATTTTTATACCTTACGAGACATTTTGGAGAAAGGATATGATCCAAATGCCATTCGTTACCATTTGATTTCAGCACATTACAGAAGTAAGTTGAACTTTTCTTTGAGCAAATTGGAAGAATCCAAAACTGCAATGGAAAGAATTCAAAATACTATTTATAGAATATTGGATGCAGGGAAATTATGGGACGAGGTTCCAAAATCTTCAAAAGATTATGATTTTTCTGTTCCCGAATTACAGAAACTAAATTTGGAGTTTTTGAGTTCTTTAGCAGATGACTTGAATGTTCCCAAAGCACTTGCTTCTGTTTTTGAACTCGTAAGGATTGTGAACCAGTTTTTGGATTCAAATACGAAAGTTTTTGATTCTTTATTTTTAAAAGAAGCGCTATTATTGTTTTTGAAAACGAATGAACTCTTTGCTGTTTTTTCCTTTGAGAAAAAAATCCAGTCTTTAGATGGAATTGCTGAAGAGTGGATTTTGGAACAAATAGAAGCCAGAAAAACCGCAAAACAAAACAAAGATTTCTCTACTGCCGACAAAATTCGTAAAGAGTTGGAAGAAAAAGGAATCCTTCTCGCTGACACAAAAGAAGGAAAAACCACATGGAAAAAAGCCCAGTAG
- the rlmB gene encoding 23S rRNA (guanosine(2251)-2'-O)-methyltransferase RlmB, with translation MEKSPVEILFGKRNFYEFLESLEQMAPERGVKTIREVIVKDSMGNEEKQRIRGYIPNSVKFTTVSTRELDRIASDKNHQGYVIIRTKQKSFSSLGFEQFKQNVEAGEGPILILDRIQDPGNLGNILRTAECMGVKHVLMSDRDTSPITPVVEKVSAGAVHHLQIYRVANLMHGMEFLKKNEYWILATDEEGEEAIWETLPDASQMAVIMGNEGEGVKRLLLEEADYVARIPLFGSVTSLNVVVACGITLDRVQNVSR, from the coding sequence ATGGAAAAAAGCCCAGTAGAAATACTTTTTGGTAAAAGAAATTTTTACGAATTTTTAGAATCTTTGGAACAGATGGCTCCGGAACGCGGTGTAAAAACCATTCGAGAAGTCATTGTCAAAGATTCAATGGGAAATGAAGAGAAACAAAGAATCCGGGGTTACATTCCTAATTCAGTAAAGTTTACAACGGTTTCCACGAGAGAACTTGATCGTATTGCCTCAGATAAAAACCACCAAGGTTATGTTATCATTCGTACAAAACAAAAATCGTTTTCGTCACTTGGGTTTGAACAATTTAAACAGAATGTAGAGGCTGGCGAAGGCCCAATTCTCATTTTGGATCGTATCCAAGACCCTGGGAATCTTGGGAATATTCTGAGAACTGCTGAATGTATGGGCGTGAAACATGTGTTAATGTCCGATCGAGATACTTCGCCAATTACTCCTGTTGTAGAAAAGGTTTCTGCGGGAGCGGTCCATCATTTACAAATCTACCGAGTTGCTAACTTGATGCACGGGATGGAATTTTTGAAAAAAAATGAATACTGGATTCTTGCCACCGATGAGGAAGGTGAAGAAGCTATTTGGGAAACTTTGCCTGATGCATCTCAAATGGCGGTCATTATGGGGAATGAAGGTGAAGGTGTTAAACGATTGTTATTAGAAGAAGCAGATTATGTTGCAAGGATCCCACTTTTTGGTTCCGTAACATCTTTAAATGTAGTGGTTGCTTGCGGAATCACTTTGGATCGGGTACAAAATGTTTCGCGTTAG
- a CDS encoding esterase/lipase family protein, which yields MFRVRRNIIFFVLNLLIGTFVFPSCIYDFYRKEFVSEEKKNDEALLLALLGLLPNPNQKLYGFFPGFSRNLSDSQFISSEFFPKSGKKKIVLIHGWNPAERDSDPITNDEKKIQNIKNTFSNGLIHFQEGRASANSDFDFYVYTYRTSNSILINGKQFFNTLRLNFNDSDQVYIVAHSMGGLVTRVALSPDTGNLPFVRLVVTLASPQFGSPFATPSFLASNPFLNDLGNYLVGTQGGSELGYTNQGVGQSNLNGAENLVLDVINQSYLNYNINGKFVSFAGVMSGCNDGETFYYNTGCTILSNAGFTQSDGIVPRNSARLGNLSYKQIDIADCDHSMMAFQTVDPNNSKSINLFTQVITEIRNSPY from the coding sequence ATGTTTCGCGTTAGGCGAAATATTATTTTTTTTGTTTTAAATCTTTTGATTGGAACTTTCGTATTTCCATCTTGTATTTACGACTTCTATCGAAAGGAATTTGTCTCCGAAGAGAAAAAAAATGACGAAGCGCTTTTACTCGCTCTTCTTGGCCTTCTGCCCAATCCCAACCAAAAGTTATATGGTTTTTTCCCTGGTTTTTCTCGGAACTTATCCGATTCACAATTTATATCTTCTGAGTTTTTCCCCAAGTCCGGAAAAAAAAAGATCGTTTTGATTCATGGCTGGAATCCTGCTGAAAGAGATTCTGATCCCATTACAAACGATGAGAAAAAAATTCAAAATATAAAAAATACATTTTCCAATGGACTGATTCACTTCCAAGAAGGCAGGGCCTCAGCAAACAGTGACTTTGATTTCTATGTATATACTTACCGAACTTCCAATAGCATTTTAATCAATGGCAAACAATTTTTTAATACGTTACGATTGAATTTTAATGATTCAGATCAGGTTTATATTGTAGCCCATTCTATGGGAGGCCTTGTGACTCGAGTGGCTTTATCTCCTGACACTGGAAACCTTCCTTTTGTTCGGTTAGTTGTCACTCTGGCAAGCCCGCAATTTGGATCTCCCTTTGCAACTCCCAGTTTTTTAGCAAGTAACCCTTTTTTAAATGACCTTGGAAATTACCTTGTGGGAACTCAAGGTGGATCCGAACTGGGATATACCAACCAAGGTGTGGGGCAATCCAATTTGAATGGGGCTGAGAATCTTGTCCTTGATGTGATCAACCAATCATATTTGAACTACAACATAAATGGAAAGTTTGTCAGTTTTGCCGGAGTAATGAGCGGTTGTAATGATGGAGAAACTTTTTATTATAATACTGGGTGTACGATTTTATCGAATGCAGGGTTTACTCAATCAGATGGAATTGTTCCTCGAAATAGTGCAAGGCTCGGAAATTTATCCTACAAACAAATTGATATAGCCGATTGTGATCATTCTATGATGGCTTTCCAAACCGTTGACCCAAATAATTCAAAAAGTATAAATCTATTCACACAGGTGATCACAGAAATTCGAAATTCTCCTTACTAA